CCTCCCATGATGTCCAATTAAATAGATTTCAATTGTTGTTATTGTTGAATAATGAAAATAAATAAAAATAATCTAAAAAACTGTAGTAATGTTTATATTAAGTTATTAGAGGTTTATTAAAGTTTTGAATTAATTATATTTAAAAATAATTAATAAAAAAAATGTGATTCATAATATAAATTGCAATCAAATTAAAATAACTCAAAATCAAAAATTATGGATTTTATGGAAAAATATTCTGGGATTGAAATGATATTGGGTTTGATCATTCCCAAAAATGGTATCAATCTACTTAGAATAATCCACTCTTTTCCAATCTGGTTTCAATTAACTGTGCACCTTTATCCATCTTCTCTTTAATGAGCATGGTTAAAACAAATGCTATTATAGGGAATACAGTTAAAATTGCCATATCATACCAGTAGCTGGTCCAAATCACCCCTGCAATTACCTCACGCAGTGCTCCTATAGCATACGACAACGGTAAATACGGATGTATTGCCTGGAAAAATGGTGGTAAAATTTCCACAGGGAAAGTTCCACCGGTAGCAGTGATCTGCAAAACCAGGATAATAATGGCCAAGGCCTTACCAGCATTTCCAAATGTGGATGTCATTGAATACACAATTATCATTGCACACACACCAATATACACAGTAGTCAATGTAAACAACAATGCAGAGGTAACCTGGATATGCAGTAATAATGCACCAATTGAAACCAGCAGCGCTTGTAAAATACTTATAATTAAAAACAATCCCATTCTACCAATATAAACACTTGCTGCATTGTATATTTTACGTGTTTTAATTCTCATGGTGATCATGGCAACAGCAATAATACAACCGATCCATAGCGATATTGAAATATAAAATGGGGCCAGAGCAGATCCATAATTAGCAATAGGATACATATGTTGCTTTTCAAGTGTTACAGGAGTTTTAAAGTAATTTTGAACATCGCCCTGGTCCATATCAGAGAATGCAATTAATTTATCCAGATCATCAACACTTATTGAGTTGAGTTTAGCAGCAGCAACAGGAATTTCAGATTTAATTAAAGGCCATTTAGAATTGGCTAAACTCAATTTAGAGGATGCCTCATTAATTTTCTGGTTAATATTATCCTTATTACTTACAAATGAATTAACACCGTTGTCCAGTTGATCAATTAATGTTTTTAATTCATTTAACTTACCTGTTGGATTAGTACCATCCTTTATATCGGCTTCTATTTCCTTCAAGACAGCAAGAACCTTATTTGCCATTCCAATATCATTTTCAACTTCTGCAATAATAGGTTTTAACTGTTCATCACCTGTAGCATCGTATAAACTGGTTAAAATAGCATCAATATATTTTAAAGAAACAATTGCAGTATTAACCTTTAACTCCATATCCTGAACCTTTGTCAGGGCACCTTTTGGATCAGATTCTATTTGATTGTAAAGTGAATCATAGGAGTTTCTAACTTCGTTGGAATATTTCTGTATTTCTGGCAGGGCTGCACTGACTTTAGGCCAGATATCATTTACAGTATCCATATTTGAATTAGCTTCGCCCAGTGTTGCATCTATGGCCCCTATTTTTCCATTCAGTTCGTTAACAAACGCCCTTGTTTTTAAAAATTGTGCCTCATTTTCCTTAACTAACTGCCCCACATCACCTAGTTTGCCAAAAATTATACCATCAACAGTTTTAACAACTTCATCATTAATCTGTGACTGTACTGCATCTACACCGGCATTTGTAATCCTTGGTGCAATTGGATTAGTTTTATCGTTGACAATATAATCTATTTTAGCCTGTTGGGGTGTTGATGTTTCAATGGAAAGCAGATCCTCGCTGAAATTATTTGGAATTATGAGTGCAGCATAATAATCTCCATTTTTAACACCATTCATTGCATTATCCCTATCAACAAACTTCCAGCTGAAATTTGTATTATTCTTCAACTCATCAACAAGCATATTTCCCACATTATAACTTGTCCCATTGGTAGAGTAACCCAGATCCTCGTTAACGACAGCAATTTCAATATTTGAAGTTCGAGCATACGGATCCCACGTAGCCTGGATATTTAGTAATGAATACAACGATGGAATAAAAATAATAACAATCAAAACAAACATAACAACAGGATTCTTAATAACCGCCTTAACATCATTTCTAAATATTTCTCTTACTCCCTTTATCATTAAAACCATCCTTCTCCTTAAAGGCTTAAATTTGTGTATAATAAGTAATGAATTACAATAAAGCT
This is a stretch of genomic DNA from Methanobacterium spitsbergense. It encodes these proteins:
- a CDS encoding YhgE/Pip domain-containing protein, with amino-acid sequence MIKGVREIFRNDVKAVIKNPVVMFVLIVIIFIPSLYSLLNIQATWDPYARTSNIEIAVVNEDLGYSTNGTSYNVGNMLVDELKNNTNFSWKFVDRDNAMNGVKNGDYYAALIIPNNFSEDLLSIETSTPQQAKIDYIVNDKTNPIAPRITNAGVDAVQSQINDEVVKTVDGIIFGKLGDVGQLVKENEAQFLKTRAFVNELNGKIGAIDATLGEANSNMDTVNDIWPKVSAALPEIQKYSNEVRNSYDSLYNQIESDPKGALTKVQDMELKVNTAIVSLKYIDAILTSLYDATGDEQLKPIIAEVENDIGMANKVLAVLKEIEADIKDGTNPTGKLNELKTLIDQLDNGVNSFVSNKDNINQKINEASSKLSLANSKWPLIKSEIPVAAAKLNSISVDDLDKLIAFSDMDQGDVQNYFKTPVTLEKQHMYPIANYGSALAPFYISISLWIGCIIAVAMITMRIKTRKIYNAASVYIGRMGLFLIISILQALLVSIGALLLHIQVTSALLFTLTTVYIGVCAMIIVYSMTSTFGNAGKALAIIILVLQITATGGTFPVEILPPFFQAIHPYLPLSYAIGALREVIAGVIWTSYWYDMAILTVFPIIAFVLTMLIKEKMDKGAQLIETRLEKSGLF